The following are from one region of the Rhodothermales bacterium genome:
- a CDS encoding DNRLRE domain-containing protein, producing the protein MNRLLHIVLAALILGSASARAQTAVIPAAEDTWIDAVAPTVDNSAQSILEADGDPLAVTLLRWDLTSIPSPAFVLDARIRVRLTNGSVDAFHLYGLPEPWDAAEPTDASRRGIVPLGVLTAPSSGTHFIELTDAGLQVVQFWLDRPEKNFGLVLAPAGQGTDGIELASSEAASADIRPALELEYVTSQVTFENRPPDGLVTVDRPSGSAPLTVRFDATASVDPEGGSVTAEWTFPDGTTATGATTSYVFSAPGAAEVTVRLTDALGATTVLSLPVDVREPNTVTGALVNGVNGYDGMTDTKIKADAPTTAHGADPNLEVDGDPDYATLLRWDLTGIPAGVTITGAAMDVQISNTSGDAYPVYALLRPWNEMQATWEVAAEGVPWAVPGAQGPTDRSAVVVAEYRPTTTGPRSLTFNEDGVALFQQWVDHPETNFGVIAQEFDRAADGVDFFSSDHPDIAVRPVLRLSWVVPEPPPALGPPPLGLLAVPGNAPGAWSFTATTSPDAAVTWMIGDETQAGLGASATFDGAGVHVVRATASRPDGGLSVASTSIRLEAGRWPPVDLGIQKPLGVDILSVYPNPSRTLGTARVALPSDDTVELSLHDVLGRRVWSGVFTTGPEDIREVALPVDRLARGTYVLFAQSRGGKGTDSHVMAVQ; encoded by the coding sequence ATGAACCGTCTTCTCCATATCGTTCTCGCCGCGCTCATCCTCGGCTCGGCGAGCGCCCGCGCACAGACAGCGGTCATCCCGGCCGCCGAGGATACATGGATTGACGCGGTGGCCCCGACCGTCGACAACAGCGCCCAGTCCATCCTGGAGGCCGACGGGGATCCCCTGGCGGTCACCCTCCTCCGCTGGGACCTCACCAGCATTCCTTCCCCTGCATTCGTTTTGGATGCGCGCATCCGCGTGCGGCTCACGAACGGCTCGGTCGATGCATTCCACCTCTACGGCCTCCCCGAACCCTGGGACGCGGCCGAGCCCACCGATGCGTCGCGACGGGGCATTGTCCCCCTGGGTGTGTTGACGGCCCCCTCATCGGGGACGCACTTCATCGAACTGACCGACGCGGGCCTGCAGGTGGTCCAATTCTGGCTCGACCGGCCGGAAAAGAACTTCGGGCTGGTCCTGGCGCCCGCCGGACAGGGTACTGACGGGATCGAACTGGCGTCCTCCGAGGCCGCCTCGGCCGATATCCGGCCGGCCCTCGAACTTGAATACGTAACCTCACAGGTTACATTTGAGAACCGGCCCCCGGATGGCCTGGTGACCGTGGACCGGCCGTCGGGCAGCGCCCCGTTGACCGTCCGCTTCGACGCCACCGCATCGGTCGACCCGGAAGGCGGGTCGGTCACCGCCGAATGGACGTTCCCGGATGGCACGACGGCCACCGGAGCCACCACATCGTACGTGTTTTCAGCGCCGGGTGCAGCCGAGGTCACCGTCCGGTTGACCGACGCCCTCGGTGCCACGACGGTCCTGTCCCTTCCCGTTGATGTCCGCGAGCCGAACACCGTCACGGGCGCACTCGTGAATGGTGTGAACGGATACGACGGCATGACGGACACCAAGATCAAGGCCGACGCGCCCACCACGGCGCACGGGGCCGACCCGAACCTGGAGGTCGACGGCGACCCGGACTACGCCACGCTCCTGCGCTGGGACCTGACCGGGATTCCGGCAGGCGTGACCATTACCGGCGCCGCCATGGACGTGCAGATTTCGAATACCAGCGGGGATGCCTATCCGGTCTACGCGCTGCTCCGGCCATGGAATGAAATGCAGGCAACCTGGGAAGTGGCCGCGGAAGGCGTGCCCTGGGCGGTCCCGGGCGCGCAGGGACCAACGGATCGCTCGGCGGTCGTGGTGGCGGAGTACCGGCCAACGACCACAGGTCCCCGTTCGCTGACCTTCAACGAGGACGGGGTGGCCCTCTTCCAGCAGTGGGTGGACCATCCGGAAACGAATTTCGGCGTGATCGCGCAGGAGTTCGATCGCGCGGCGGATGGCGTGGATTTCTTCTCGTCGGACCATCCCGACATTGCGGTCCGTCCCGTGCTCCGCCTGTCCTGGGTCGTACCGGAACCGCCACCGGCCCTCGGACCGCCCCCGCTCGGCCTGTTGGCCGTGCCCGGCAATGCGCCCGGGGCATGGTCATTCACGGCCACGACATCGCCCGACGCCGCGGTGACGTGGATGATCGGCGATGAAACGCAGGCGGGGCTCGGCGCATCGGCCACCTTTGACGGCGCGGGCGTGCACGTGGTGCGGGCCACCGCAAGCCGGCCAGACGGGGGTTTGAGCGTCGCATCGACCAGTATCCGGCTGGAAGCGGGCCGCTGGCCGCCAGTGGACCTGGGCATCCAGAAACCGCTCGGCGTGGACATCCTGTCCGTCTATCCGAATCCGTCACGCACGCTCGGCACGGCGCGGGTGGCGTTGCCGTCCGACGACACCGTGGAGCTGTCCCTGCACGATGTGTTGGGCCGCCGGGTGTGGTCCGGGGTGTTCACGACGGGGCCGGAGGACATCCGTGAGGTCGCGCTGCCGGTGGACCGGTTGGCTCGGGGAACGTACGTATTGTTTGCGCAGTCCCGGGGCGGCAAGGGCACGGATTCGCATGTGATGGCGGTGCAGTGA
- a CDS encoding sulfite exporter TauE/SafE family protein → MWEIDLSVWNMVLFAVAGVVTGGVNTLAGSGSLITLPIFVFICGLPAPVANGTNRIGVILQTVTGLATYRGTGRMNLDGASRPVVSALAGALVGSRIAVGLDAETMNLVLGVLMLVMLVILVARPSRWIHEMPVSLERSRSPVAVVVFFLIGVYGGFIQAGVGIFLLAALVLISRYTLSSGNAVKLLIVAAYGLPTLAIFLWYDQVHFGYGLAMAFFQSIGAWLGVKYIVPMPHADVWIHRLLIVMVALAAIKFLSEF, encoded by the coding sequence GTGTGGGAAATCGACCTTTCCGTGTGGAACATGGTCCTGTTCGCCGTGGCCGGTGTGGTGACGGGGGGCGTCAACACCCTCGCGGGGAGCGGATCGCTTATCACCTTGCCCATATTCGTGTTCATCTGCGGCCTGCCGGCCCCGGTGGCGAACGGCACGAACCGGATTGGCGTCATCCTGCAGACCGTAACCGGACTCGCCACCTACCGGGGGACGGGGCGCATGAACCTGGACGGTGCCTCTCGTCCCGTGGTCAGCGCCCTCGCGGGAGCGCTGGTCGGCTCACGTATTGCGGTGGGCCTGGACGCAGAGACCATGAACCTGGTGCTGGGCGTGCTCATGCTGGTCATGCTGGTCATCCTGGTGGCCCGGCCCTCGCGCTGGATCCACGAGATGCCGGTCTCCCTGGAGCGCAGCCGATCGCCCGTGGCCGTTGTCGTGTTCTTCCTGATCGGGGTCTACGGCGGGTTCATCCAGGCTGGCGTCGGCATCTTCCTGCTGGCCGCGCTGGTGCTCATTTCGCGCTACACGCTCTCAAGCGGCAACGCCGTCAAACTGCTTATCGTGGCCGCCTACGGCCTGCCCACGCTCGCCATCTTCCTGTGGTACGACCAGGTTCATTTCGGATACGGCCTGGCCATGGCCTTCTTCCAGTCCATCGGAGCCTGGCTGGGCGTCAAGTACATTGTCCCCATGCCCCACGCCGACGTCTGGATCCACCGGCTGCTCATTGTCATGGTGGCGCTGGCCGCCATCAAGTTCCTCTCCGAATTCTGA
- a CDS encoding GNAT family N-acetyltransferase translates to MVHTKALLDVSPPREGTSRHVRFPGELSDSVSTLDFQNDRLKMFSVDAAAMDSENGEALIESFEGDTPFSKLVVYSTSDDKSWEKLGFHSEGFIRGYFRGGDDAYLWVRYSDEERALEEKSKEFDDIVALAQDKDEDTPSLADGLRTRLASEVDAERLSNLLNHTFDAYPKDISPEEIRRMILSQRTVYRVAMDEDGGIVACATIEIDLGNRTGEVTECATYEPYQGKGLMGYLIRELEEDVKSRYGITDLYSTARAQEVGMNMVLAKLGYEYTGRQVNNCRMPDGWESMNVWCKSTA, encoded by the coding sequence ATGGTACATACCAAAGCCCTCCTCGACGTCAGCCCACCCCGCGAAGGCACTTCCCGCCACGTCCGATTTCCGGGAGAACTCAGCGACTCGGTGTCGACGCTCGATTTCCAGAATGACCGGCTCAAGATGTTCTCCGTGGATGCGGCGGCCATGGATTCCGAGAACGGCGAAGCGCTGATTGAATCGTTCGAAGGCGATACGCCGTTTTCCAAACTCGTCGTCTATTCCACGTCCGACGACAAAAGCTGGGAGAAGCTCGGATTCCATTCCGAAGGCTTCATCCGTGGATATTTCCGCGGCGGCGACGACGCCTATCTCTGGGTGCGCTACTCCGATGAAGAACGCGCCCTTGAGGAGAAATCCAAGGAATTCGACGACATCGTTGCCCTGGCCCAGGACAAGGACGAAGACACGCCCTCGCTGGCCGACGGTCTGCGGACCCGCCTGGCATCGGAAGTCGACGCCGAGCGGCTGTCGAATCTGCTGAACCACACGTTCGACGCATATCCCAAGGACATCTCTCCCGAGGAAATCCGCCGGATGATCCTGTCACAGCGGACCGTGTACCGGGTGGCCATGGACGAGGACGGCGGCATCGTGGCATGTGCCACCATTGAAATCGATCTGGGCAACCGGACCGGCGAGGTCACCGAGTGTGCCACGTACGAACCGTACCAGGGCAAGGGCCTCATGGGATACCTCATCCGGGAGCTGGAGGAAGACGTGAAATCACGCTACGGCATTACGGACCTTTATTCCACGGCGCGCGCCCAGGAAGTGGGCATGAACATGGTGCTGGCCAAACTGGGATACGAGTACACGGGTCGTCAGGTCAACAACTGCCGCATGCCCGACGGATGGGAGTCGATGAACGTCTGGTGCAAGAGCACGGCTTGA
- a CDS encoding RimK/LysX family protein, producing the protein MREFEYDGTGPDIPVGWREWVALPDIGLKGLKAKVDTGARSSSLHAEDIETFEEEGRERVRFKAHDGHVCVADIHDKRTVTSSTGHSQDRYFIRTRMVIGSVTWLIDLSLSNRKRMKFGMLLGREAMQGRMTVHPAKSFLQGRPHIPPSEPSNPP; encoded by the coding sequence ATGCGTGAATTTGAATACGACGGGACAGGACCCGATATCCCCGTCGGATGGCGCGAATGGGTGGCCCTGCCCGACATCGGGCTGAAGGGGCTCAAGGCGAAGGTCGATACCGGCGCACGGTCATCGTCCCTGCACGCCGAGGATATTGAAACCTTCGAAGAAGAAGGGCGTGAGCGCGTTCGCTTCAAGGCGCACGACGGCCATGTCTGCGTGGCGGATATCCACGACAAGCGGACGGTTACGAGTTCCACGGGGCATAGCCAGGATCGCTATTTCATCCGGACCCGGATGGTCATCGGATCGGTGACCTGGCTGATTGACCTCTCCCTGTCCAACCGCAAACGCATGAAATTCGGCATGCTGTTGGGAAGGGAAGCCATGCAGGGCCGGATGACCGTCCACCCGGCCAAATCCTTCCTGCAGGGTCGCCCTCACATCCCCCCATCTGAACCAAGCAACCCTCCGTGA
- a CDS encoding GDP-L-fucose synthase, producing MHLTTPDASIFVAGHRGLVGGAVCRELTHKGYTNLLTRTRGELDLRDRAAVDAFFDAEQPEYVVLAAAKVGGILANDTYPADFLFENLDIQSNVIHAAFRTGVKRLVFLGSTCIYPKLAPQPLKEDYLLTGPLEPTNEWYAIAKIAGVKMCEALRKQHGVDFVSLMPTNLYGPGDNFDLQSSHVLPALIRKFDAARGTGEEVVLWGTGTPRREFLYVDDMARAVVHVMETPEDAFFAAAPNGLMNVGCGEDIPIRELAELVQRVVGGSSSIWLDTSKPDGTPRKLVAVERLFSLGWRPEVSLEEGIRRTHAWYREHVVGA from the coding sequence ATGCACCTGACCACTCCTGACGCATCCATCTTCGTGGCCGGCCATCGTGGGCTGGTGGGTGGCGCCGTGTGCCGCGAACTGACGCACAAGGGCTACACGAACCTCCTGACCCGCACCCGGGGTGAACTGGACCTCCGCGACCGCGCGGCCGTGGACGCTTTTTTCGACGCTGAGCAACCGGAATACGTGGTGCTGGCCGCGGCCAAGGTCGGAGGCATCCTGGCCAACGACACCTACCCGGCGGATTTCCTGTTCGAGAACCTGGACATCCAGTCGAACGTCATCCATGCGGCGTTCCGTACGGGCGTCAAGCGTCTGGTCTTCCTCGGGAGCACGTGCATCTACCCGAAGCTGGCCCCCCAGCCGCTGAAGGAGGACTACCTGCTCACCGGACCGCTCGAGCCCACGAACGAGTGGTATGCCATTGCCAAGATTGCCGGCGTCAAGATGTGCGAGGCGCTGCGCAAGCAGCACGGGGTGGATTTCGTGAGCCTCATGCCCACCAACCTCTACGGCCCCGGCGACAATTTCGATTTGCAGTCCAGCCACGTCCTCCCGGCGCTCATCCGCAAGTTTGACGCGGCCCGCGGGACGGGCGAGGAGGTGGTGCTGTGGGGGACGGGCACGCCGCGCCGCGAATTCCTGTATGTGGATGACATGGCGCGCGCCGTCGTGCACGTCATGGAGACGCCGGAAGATGCATTCTTCGCTGCCGCTCCGAACGGACTCATGAACGTGGGATGCGGGGAGGACATTCCCATCCGGGAGCTGGCGGAACTCGTGCAGCGTGTGGTGGGTGGCTCATCCTCCATCTGGCTCGATACGTCGAAGCCCGACGGCACGCCGCGCAAATTGGTGGCGGTCGAACGGCTGTTTTCGCTGGGATGGCGCCCCGAGGTGTCCCTTGAGGAGGGCATCCGTCGGACGCACGCCTGGTACCGGGAGCACGTCGTGGGAGCCTAG
- a CDS encoding mechanosensitive ion channel family protein, with the protein MPFQDATLQDSLARQLAAPDSAALSDSTLLAESAAADSLDTIGAIGRDVGNTVSMLLSGDVEGALSRVEGVWQFLLIRFIPDFVSATLVLVLMYLVYRLIRKATERGLRGSTSVDKGLESLVLKTMTVVAWTFIIIMVLAQFGVNVTALLAGLSIAGIALGFAAKDSLENFISGMTILIDRPFRVGDQVDVNGTYGTVQEITLRSTRLRTLNNEVMVMPNMLMINQKLVNHSIRGLLRIEVMFGIAYKEAPDEARRVVLATIEGDKRILEDPPPSVAVTQLNNSSVDMALRFYVHETANEVPIRFEYTEKVFYALREAGIEIPFPHLQLFIDGAKALKDMPWGPR; encoded by the coding sequence ATGCCATTCCAGGACGCGACGCTCCAGGACTCGCTCGCACGACAACTCGCTGCGCCGGACTCCGCGGCGCTTTCCGATTCTACGCTGCTGGCCGAATCTGCCGCCGCCGACTCGCTGGATACCATTGGCGCCATTGGCCGCGACGTCGGAAATACGGTATCCATGCTGCTCTCGGGGGATGTGGAAGGTGCGTTGAGTCGCGTGGAGGGGGTCTGGCAATTCCTGCTCATCCGCTTCATCCCGGATTTTGTCAGCGCCACGCTGGTCCTGGTGCTCATGTACCTGGTCTACCGGCTCATCCGAAAGGCCACCGAGCGGGGATTGCGAGGCAGCACGAGCGTGGACAAGGGGCTGGAAAGCCTCGTCCTCAAGACCATGACGGTTGTTGCCTGGACATTCATCATCATCATGGTATTGGCGCAGTTCGGGGTGAATGTGACGGCGCTGCTGGCGGGTCTCTCGATTGCGGGTATTGCTCTCGGCTTTGCCGCCAAGGACAGCCTGGAGAACTTCATCTCCGGGATGACCATCCTGATTGATCGTCCGTTCCGGGTGGGGGACCAGGTGGACGTGAACGGGACCTACGGGACCGTCCAGGAAATCACACTCCGCTCCACGCGTCTCCGCACGCTGAATAACGAGGTCATGGTCATGCCCAACATGCTCATGATCAACCAGAAGCTCGTGAACCACTCCATCCGGGGACTGCTCCGGATAGAGGTGATGTTCGGGATTGCCTACAAGGAAGCGCCGGATGAAGCCCGTCGCGTCGTGCTGGCCACCATCGAGGGAGACAAGCGGATCCTGGAAGACCCCCCGCCGAGCGTGGCCGTCACGCAGCTCAACAATTCCAGCGTGGACATGGCGCTGCGCTTCTACGTGCACGAAACCGCGAACGAGGTCCCCATCCGGTTCGAGTACACCGAGAAGGTGTTCTACGCGCTGCGTGAGGCGGGCATCGAGATTCCGTTCCCGCATCTGCAGCTGTTCATCGATGGGGCCAAGGCCCTGAAGGACATGCCCTGGGGGCCGCGCTGA
- the rimK gene encoding 30S ribosomal protein S6--L-glutamate ligase, translated as MNIAILSRDSELYSTRRLVEAAEARGHDVRVIDHLLCYMSLAANKPAIHYQGEDLTGFDAIIPRIGASVTFYGTAVVRQFEMMGVYSINESVAISRSRDKLRCLQLLSRKDIGIPVTGFAHSTKSTDDLIKMVGGAPLIVKLLESTQGKGVILAETKKAAESTIEAFRTLKTKFLVQHFVKEANGADIRCFVIGDRVVASMIRQGGTGEFRSNLHRGGTASKVKITPLERDTAVRSAKIMGLNVAGVDLLRSDEGPKVLEVNSSPGLEGIEGATGINVADKVIAFVEKHAKEGKTKTRGRG; from the coding sequence GTGAACATTGCCATCCTTTCCCGTGACTCCGAGCTGTACTCCACGCGTCGACTGGTCGAGGCAGCGGAGGCCAGGGGCCACGACGTGCGAGTCATTGACCACCTGCTCTGCTACATGAGCCTGGCGGCCAACAAGCCCGCCATCCACTATCAGGGAGAGGATCTCACCGGGTTCGATGCCATCATTCCCCGGATTGGTGCGTCCGTCACATTCTACGGCACGGCCGTCGTCCGGCAGTTCGAGATGATGGGGGTGTACAGCATAAACGAATCGGTGGCCATCAGCCGGTCGCGGGACAAGCTCCGCTGCCTGCAGCTGTTGTCGCGCAAGGACATCGGCATCCCGGTCACGGGATTCGCCCACTCCACGAAGTCTACCGACGATCTCATCAAGATGGTGGGCGGCGCACCCCTCATCGTGAAATTGCTCGAGAGCACCCAGGGCAAAGGGGTCATCCTGGCCGAAACCAAGAAGGCGGCCGAAAGCACCATCGAGGCGTTCCGGACGCTCAAGACCAAATTCCTCGTCCAGCACTTCGTGAAGGAAGCCAACGGCGCCGACATCCGGTGTTTCGTCATCGGGGACCGCGTCGTCGCGTCCATGATCCGTCAGGGCGGTACCGGAGAATTCCGATCCAACCTGCACCGCGGTGGCACCGCCAGCAAGGTCAAGATTACCCCGCTCGAGCGCGATACGGCCGTCCGTTCGGCCAAAATCATGGGCCTGAACGTGGCCGGTGTGGACCTCCTGCGCTCCGACGAGGGACCCAAGGTGCTCGAAGTCAATTCGTCACCCGGGCTCGAAGGCATTGAAGGCGCCACCGGAATAAACGTGGCCGACAAGGTCATTGCGTTCGTCGAGAAGCACGCGAAGGAAGGCAAGACCAAGACCCGCGGACGGGGTTGA
- a CDS encoding mechanosensitive ion channel family protein has product MQSCNMASMQIRVVLLLVVLIAGLWIVPFRAAAQTAGESGTAVATADTTDAARLAAALSELASAIQGYTEATTAANDPAPVTLGEARGAAQDYGLRVFWTLVVFLLTYFVVRILTWILDKLAESSAKRRLLFKRLVPISRIFLWAFAVFVVVRVVFDVDAQGLLAATAALGVAVGFAAQDLLKNIFGGLVIISDRPFQVGDKISVGGTYGEVTAIGLRSTRIVTPDDNLVTVPNAQVVDGQVANANAGALDCQVVTDLYLPAWVDEQHAKKIAYDAAASSRYVYRNKPIVVIVLDEWDKDPVTHLKVKAYVIDTRHEFLLMSDITERARAAFREAGLFWDAEATDHA; this is encoded by the coding sequence ATGCAATCCTGCAACATGGCATCCATGCAAATCCGCGTCGTACTGCTGCTCGTCGTGCTCATCGCCGGTCTGTGGATCGTGCCGTTCCGGGCCGCTGCGCAGACCGCTGGCGAATCCGGAACAGCCGTGGCCACCGCCGATACCACGGATGCGGCGCGCCTGGCAGCGGCATTGTCCGAACTGGCATCCGCCATCCAGGGCTACACCGAGGCCACCACGGCCGCGAACGATCCGGCGCCGGTCACCCTGGGTGAGGCCCGGGGTGCAGCGCAGGACTACGGGCTCCGGGTCTTCTGGACCCTTGTGGTATTCCTGCTGACCTACTTCGTCGTCCGGATCCTGACATGGATCCTGGACAAATTGGCCGAAAGCAGCGCCAAACGGCGTTTGCTGTTCAAGCGCCTGGTCCCGATTTCCCGGATTTTCCTGTGGGCGTTCGCGGTATTCGTGGTCGTCCGCGTGGTGTTCGATGTGGATGCGCAGGGCCTGCTGGCCGCCACGGCTGCGTTGGGCGTGGCCGTCGGATTTGCCGCACAGGACCTGCTGAAGAATATTTTCGGGGGCCTGGTCATCATTTCGGACCGGCCGTTCCAGGTGGGCGACAAGATCAGCGTGGGCGGCACATACGGCGAAGTGACCGCCATCGGGTTGCGCTCCACCCGCATTGTGACCCCGGACGACAACCTGGTGACCGTGCCCAACGCGCAGGTCGTGGACGGTCAGGTGGCCAACGCCAATGCCGGCGCACTGGACTGCCAGGTGGTCACGGATCTGTACCTGCCGGCGTGGGTGGACGAACAACACGCGAAGAAGATTGCGTACGATGCGGCGGCCAGTTCCCGGTACGTGTACCGCAACAAGCCCATCGTGGTGATCGTGCTCGACGAGTGGGACAAGGATCCGGTGACACACCTGAAAGTGAAGGCCTATGTCATCGATACGCGTCACGAATTCCTGCTCATGAGCGACATCACGGAGCGGGCCCGTGCGGCCTTCCGCGAGGCCGGTCTCTTCTGGGATGCGGAGGCGACCGACCATGCGTAA
- a CDS encoding cation:proton antiporter, with amino-acid sequence MPVFAAGTVPPFFVDVALLILASAAIAYLCYRLGIIPIVGFLITGVIIGPKALGIVSDPEIVNAAAEVGVLLLLFTIGIEFSLEKLARIQRLIFGAGGLQVGLATVLTMGILLAFGVSWQASLFTGFLVALSSTAIVLKLLGDSGEIDEPHGQVGLGLLIFQDLAIILMVLLVPLLSGDGGSPLAITWALGKAVLIIVAVLLVARRIMPIFLEKVARTCSAELFLLTVIGICFGTAYLTSLAGVSLSLGAFLAGIVVSESRFSEHAMGEIMPLQILFSATFFVSVGMLLDLGFLMGNLPLVLGVVVLVIVLKVVTTGVAVRALGYPLPIAAGSAFMLAQIGEFSFVLERTGREAGLYPAGMAEAGSQTFIAATVLVMILTPTLNSFGNRLRERLTPYDAPAPDTDDPDMVHGHLPELSGHVIVAGFGDGARVLCRILHGQGIPHVVLTLSPHGATEAEDIGIPVLRGDYSRQRTLELAHVSKAAILVIPDDLPGMAHRVAQVARTLNPDMQIIARTRSRSDVEGLRHAGADLVAADELESILELTERILESRERPADAIHELLQAIRTGSPNAHAASTVSPESMTVELVLKGDGCAHTGDLHPVQVVEPTVCQACREQGDSWVHLRVCMTCGHVGCCDSSKNKHATRHFQETGHAVMRSIEPGETWGWCYVDEKWLK; translated from the coding sequence ATGCCTGTCTTCGCCGCCGGAACGGTTCCACCCTTCTTCGTCGACGTCGCGCTGCTCATCCTGGCCAGCGCCGCCATCGCCTACCTCTGCTACCGGCTCGGCATCATCCCGATCGTCGGCTTCCTGATTACAGGCGTCATCATCGGGCCGAAGGCACTGGGCATTGTATCGGACCCCGAAATCGTGAACGCAGCGGCCGAAGTGGGCGTGCTGCTCCTCCTGTTCACCATCGGGATTGAATTCAGCCTGGAAAAACTGGCGCGCATCCAGCGGCTCATTTTCGGCGCCGGCGGGCTGCAGGTGGGATTGGCCACCGTCCTCACCATGGGGATCCTGCTGGCCTTCGGGGTATCGTGGCAGGCCAGTCTGTTCACGGGCTTCCTCGTCGCGCTGTCCTCCACCGCCATCGTACTGAAACTGCTGGGAGACAGCGGTGAAATCGACGAGCCCCACGGTCAGGTCGGCCTCGGACTGCTCATTTTCCAGGACCTGGCCATCATCCTCATGGTCCTGCTGGTGCCGCTCCTGTCGGGCGACGGCGGCTCGCCGCTCGCCATCACGTGGGCCCTCGGAAAAGCGGTCCTGATCATTGTGGCCGTACTGCTGGTGGCGCGGCGCATCATGCCGATCTTCCTGGAGAAAGTGGCCCGGACGTGTTCGGCGGAGCTGTTCCTGCTGACGGTCATCGGTATTTGCTTCGGTACCGCGTACCTGACCAGCCTGGCCGGCGTGAGTCTGTCCCTGGGCGCCTTCCTGGCGGGTATCGTGGTGAGTGAAAGCCGGTTCAGCGAGCACGCCATGGGCGAAATCATGCCGCTTCAGATCCTGTTCAGTGCCACGTTCTTCGTATCGGTCGGCATGTTGCTGGATCTCGGATTCCTGATGGGCAACCTGCCCCTCGTGCTGGGTGTGGTGGTGCTGGTCATCGTGCTGAAGGTCGTGACCACCGGCGTGGCCGTGCGTGCCCTCGGATATCCCCTGCCCATCGCGGCCGGATCGGCCTTCATGCTGGCCCAGATCGGGGAGTTCTCCTTCGTACTCGAGCGCACCGGACGGGAAGCCGGGCTCTATCCCGCCGGCATGGCCGAAGCCGGAAGCCAGACCTTCATTGCGGCCACGGTACTGGTGATGATCCTGACGCCGACGCTCAACTCGTTCGGCAACCGTCTTCGCGAGCGCCTCACGCCCTACGATGCGCCCGCGCCGGACACCGACGACCCGGACATGGTCCACGGCCATCTGCCGGAGTTGTCCGGGCATGTCATCGTGGCCGGATTCGGCGACGGGGCGCGCGTGCTGTGCCGCATTCTGCACGGACAGGGCATCCCGCATGTCGTGCTCACGCTCAGCCCCCACGGCGCAACCGAGGCGGAAGACATCGGCATTCCCGTGCTGCGGGGAGATTATTCCCGGCAGCGGACCCTGGAACTGGCCCACGTATCGAAGGCAGCCATCCTGGTCATCCCGGACGACCTGCCCGGCATGGCCCATCGGGTGGCGCAGGTGGCGCGCACGTTGAACCCGGACATGCAGATCATCGCGCGTACCCGGTCCCGTTCGGATGTCGAAGGACTCCGCCATGCCGGGGCCGACCTGGTCGCGGCCGATGAACTGGAGAGTATCCTGGAACTGACGGAGCGCATCCTGGAGAGCCGCGAGCGCCCGGCCGACGCCATCCACGAACTGCTGCAGGCCATCCGCACGGGGTCGCCCAACGCACATGCCGCATCAACCGTATCCCCGGAATCCATGACGGTCGAACTCGTGCTGAAAGGGGACGGCTGCGCGCACACCGGGGACCTCCACCCCGTCCAGGTCGTCGAACCGACCGTCTGCCAGGCCTGTCGGGAGCAGGGTGACTCGTGGGTCCACCTCCGCGTCTGCATGACGTGTGGACACGTGGGCTGCTGCGATTCCTCCAAGAACAAGCACGCCACGCGCCACTTCCAGGAGACCGGGCACGCCGTCATGCGTTCAATCGAGCCCGGTGAGACGTGGGGCTGGTGTTACGTGGACGAGAAGTGGTTGAAATAG